One window of the Melanotaenia boesemani isolate fMelBoe1 chromosome 14, fMelBoe1.pri, whole genome shotgun sequence genome contains the following:
- the ptger3 gene encoding prostaglandin E2 receptor EP3 subtype, with product MTIDDCTTPGAIKNTIEEMMGSNISATLRQNNFTRNSSCGTVSVGFPITMMVTGMVGNSLALILVCISYRKRENRRKKSFLLCIGSLALTDLFGQLMTTPVVISVYRAGLKWELIDPSGKLCTYFGVCMTTFGLCALFLSSAMAIERAMAITNPHWYSNNMRTSVTKQILVVIWCLVLLFALLPIAGVGEYTRQWPGTWCFISTGDSKAAGSMFFSITFAVLGIFSLLVTLSCNVMTIRGLIIRCKTKSGTSQSSKQWERLTTETVIQLLGIMCVLLICWSPLLVLMLRMISNKVSSHECSEALNSNHMSGRDTQLDCNFFLTAIRLASLNQILDPWVYLLLRKILLRKFCIMANAVSNCSTEDQKQTQTALDALNKQNQESNNLYKSQSN from the exons ATGACTATAGACGATTGCACTACTCCGGGGGCCATTAAAAACACCATAGAAGAGATGATGGGCTCCAACATCTCCGCGACATTGCGCCAAAACAATTTCACCAGAAATTCCAGTTGTGGAACTGTATCTGTTGGATTCCCAATAACCATGATGGTAACTGGCATGGTTGGAAACTCTTTAGCTCTCATTCTGGTGTGTATATCCTacagaaaaagggaaaatagaAGGAAAAAGTCTTTCTTGCTTTGCATTGGATCACTGGCATTGACTGACCTGTTCGGGCAGCTTATGACTACTCCAGTTGTGATATCTGTCTACCGGGCTGGTCTGAAATGGGAACTTATCGATCCATCTGGCAAGCTATGCACCTATTTTGGCGTGTGCATGACAACTTTTGGCTTGTGCGCCCTCTTCTTATCCAGTGCCATGGCGATAGAAAGGGCCATGGCGATAACAAATCCCCACTGGTACTCGAATAACATGAGGACAAGTGTGACAAAGCAAATTTTGGTTGTCATATGGTGTCTTGTGTTGCTGTTTGCTCTGCTGCCCATTGCAGGGGTCGGCGAATACACCCGCCAGTGGCCGGGCACCTGGTGCTTCATCAGCACGGGGGACAGCAAAGCCGCGGGCAGCATGTTCTTCTCCATTACTTTCGCTGTACTTGGGATTTTTTCTCTGCTTGTGACACTCTCCTGCAATGTAATGACGATTCGAGGTTTAATTATCCGGTGTAAAACAAAGTCTGGCACTTCTCAATCTTCAAAACAGTGGGAACGTCTCACCACGGAGACCGTCATTCAGCTGTTAGGGATTATGTGCGTCCTGTTAATATGCTGGTCTCCCCTGCTG GTACTGATGCTGAGGATGATCTCCAACAAGGTGTCCTCCCATGAATGTTCAGAAGCACTAAATTCCAATCACATGTCTGGCCGTGATACCCAACTAGACTGCAACTTCTTTCTGACAGCGATACGTCTGGCCTCACTCAACCAGATCTTGGACCCGTGGGTTTATCTGCTCCTCAGGAAGATCCTTCTGCGCAAATTCTGTATCATGGCTAATGCTGTTTCCAACTGCTCCACAGAGGATCAGAAGCAGACTCAGACAGCACTGGATGCTCTTAACAAGCAAAACCAAGAAAGTAACaacctttataaatcacaaagTAACTAA